In Cicer arietinum cultivar CDC Frontier isolate Library 1 chromosome 7, Cicar.CDCFrontier_v2.0, whole genome shotgun sequence, a single window of DNA contains:
- the LOC105852637 gene encoding pentatricopeptide repeat-containing protein At1g06143-like has product MLAAKQFSIPKHTVQHYNNNNVHSLKDTILSHIKQCSGAKPLLESIYATMIKTNFNQDCFLMNQFITASSISSHINLATSTFTQIKKPNTLVYNALIKACVHCHSSHKALLHYIHMLQNGVVPSSYSFSSLIKACTLLTDHVNGKTLHGHVWKNGFSTHVFVQTTLVEFYSNLGQVCDSRKVFDEMSERDVYAWTTMISAHVRNNDVESAEKLFDEMPERKNTATWNVVIDGYAKLGDIERVEVLFSKIPSKDIISWTTLMNCYSKNKRYGEVVKLFHEMVNEGMVFPDEVTITTVISACAHLGALGLGKEVHFYLMVNGFGLDVYIGSSLIDMYAKCGCVERSLLVFYKLREKNLFCWNSMIDGLATHGYAKEALRMFEKMVMEGIRPNGVTFVSILTACTHAGFIEEGRCFFASMIEDYCISPQVEHYGCMVDLLSKGGLLEDALEMIRGMGCEPNGFIWGALLNGCKVYRDLEIARVAFRNLMVLEPNNSGHYSLLVNMYAEVNRWSEVAKIRTEMRHLGVEKRCPGSSWIELNKEIHVFAASDKFHPSYGQVHLLLVELDEQLRLVEYVPESGSILY; this is encoded by the coding sequence ATGCTTGCAGCCAAACAGTTTTCAATTCCAAAACACACAGTCCAAcattacaacaacaacaacgtaCACAGTCTCAAAGACACAATCCTTAGCCACATAAAACAATGCTCTGGTGCAAAACCATTACTAGAATCAATCTACGCCACAATGATCAAAACCAACTTCAACCAAGATTGTTTCCTTATGAACCAATTCATAACCGCATCTTCAATCTCTTCACACATAAACCTCGCAACTTCCACTTtcacacaaataaaaaaaccaaacaCTCTCGTTTACAACGCACTCATCAAAGCCTGCGTTCATTGCCATTCATCACACAAAGCATTACTTCATTACATCCATATGCTCCAAAACGGCGTCGTACCCTCCAGTTATTCATTCTCTTCTTTGATTAAAGCCTGCACGTTGTTAACAGATCATGTTAACGGTAAAACACTTCACGGACACGTGTGGAAAAACGGTTTTAGTACACATGTGTTTGTTCAAACCACTTTGGTTGAGTTTTATTCGAATTTAGGCCAGGTTTGTGATTCGCGAAAGGTGTTCGATGAAATGTCTGAGAGAGATGTTTATGCTTGGACGACTATGATTTCGGCACACGTGCGGAATAATGACGTGGAATCTGCAGAGAAACTGTTTGATGAAATGCCTGAGAGAAAAAACACTGCCACGTGGAATGTGGTGATTGATGGGTATGCGAAATTGGGGGACATTGAGCGTGTTGAGGTTTTGTTTAGTAAAATTCCTTCAAAGGATATAATATCTTGGACAACTTTGATGAATTGTTATTCGAAGAACAAGAGGTATGGTGAAGTGGTGAAGCTTTTTCATGAAATGGTTAATGAGGGAATGGTTTTTCCGGATGAAGTGACTATAACAACTGTGATTTCAGCTTGTGCTCATTTAGGTGCACTTGGGTTAGGAAAAGAggttcatttttatttgatggTGAATGGGTTTGGTCTTGATGTTTATATTGGATCTTCGTTGATCGATATGTATGCTAAATGTGGATGTGTAGAAAGGTCACTTTTGGTGTTTTATAAATTACGAGAGAAGAATTTGTTTTGTTGGAATTCGATGATTGATGGACTTGCTACACATGGGTATGCGAAAGAGGCGTTAAGGATGTTTGAGAAAATGGTGATGGAAGGAATAAGGCCAAATGGGGTTACGTTTGTTAGTATTTTAACTGCTTGTACTCATGCAGGGTTTATCGAAGAAGGTCGATGTTTCTTTGCTAGTATGATTGAGGATTATTGTATTAGTCCTCAAGTTGAACATTATGGATGCATGGTTGATTTATTGAGCAAAGGTGGTTTGCTTGAGGATGCTTTGGAGATGATCAGAGGAATGGGGTGTGAGCCAAATGGTTTCATTTGGGGAGCCTTGTTGAATGGGTGTAAGGTTTATAGAGACTTAGAAATTGCTCGTGTTGCGTTTCGGAATCTGATGGTTTTGGAGCCGAATAACAGTGGGCATTATAGTCTCCTTGTTAATATGTATGCCGAAGTGAATAGGTGGAGTGAGGTTGCGAAGATCCGGACTGAGATGAGGCATTTAGGCGTAGAGAAGAGATGTCCAGGGTCTAGCTGGATTGAACTCAACAAGGAAATTCATGTTTTTGCTGCTTCTGATAAATTTCACCCATCTTATGGTCAAGTTCACTTGTTGCTAGTTGAGCTAGATGAGCAGCTGAGGCTAGTTGAATATGTCCCTGAATCGGGGTCTATTCTTTATTGA
- the LOC140921045 gene encoding uncharacterized protein, whose product MSSLSVMDLENTKDLENTKQPRKRLIIKFSSQKNHSQGDIKMEHSTSKPIVTCFWLDAKDSTAIMSQQNNNTTTDFVKDSKPILSKEVGVQEMKDSCSKKIINETRNPRTENCCLKFDGGEIMTEKRKKPMQHYKKMQCWVILKRILIGRDSWPLKDPIDLKFLKAFHDKDNLENKSKLKTMGLKDIESKLQLYSTPDEFATDIRFVFSQRMLLYPPRNEVHKIALKFSEYFENKWKSLKKDWELEERKRNKRKRDEHAHEMKDFFQTKRSR is encoded by the coding sequence atGAGTTCATTATCGGTAATGGATTTGGAGAATACTAAAGATTTGGAGAATACTAAACAACCTCGTAAGCGACTTATAATCAAGTTTTCTTCTCAAAAGAATCATTCTCAAGGAGATATTAAGATGGAACATTCTACATCCAAGCCAATTGTTACATGTTTCTGGCTTGACGCTAAAGATTCAACAGCTATTATGTCTCAACaaaacaacaacacaacaaccGATTTTGTCAAAGATTCAAAACCCATCTTGTCTAAAGAAGTTGGTGTGCAAGAAATGAAGGATTCTTGTTCCAAGAAGATTATCAATGAAACAAGAAACCCAAGAACCGAAAATTGTTGCTTGAAGTTTGATGGCGGTGAGATCATGACTGAAAAGAGAAAGAAGCCGATGCAACATTACAAGAAGATGCAATGTTGGGTGATTTTGAAGAGGATTTTGATTGGAAGAGATAGCTGGCCTCTAAAAGATCCTATTGATCTCAAGTTCTTGAAGGCTTTTCATGACAAGGATAATTTAGAGAACAAGTCTAAGTTGAAGACTATGGGTTTGAAAGATATTGAATCCAAATTGCAACTCTATTCAACACCCGATGAATTTGCTACTGACATCAGATTTGTATTCTCTCAAAGAATGTTATTATATCCTCCTAGAAATGAGGTTCATAAAATTGCGTTAAAGTTTAGTgaatattttgaaaacaaatggaAGTCTCTCAAAAAAGATTGGGAACTtgaggaaagaaaaagaaacaagaGAAAGAGGGATGAACATGCTCATGAAATGAAAGACTTCTTCCAAACCAAAAGGTCAAGATAA
- the LOC101499752 gene encoding uncharacterized protein encodes MSSLSVMDLENTKDLENTKQPRKRLIIKFSSQKNHSQGDIKMEHSTSKPIVTCFWLDAKDSTAIMSQQNNNTTTDSVKDSKPMLSKEVGVQEMKDSCSKKIINETRNPRTENCCLKFDGGEIMTEKRKKPMQHYKKMQCWVILKRILIGRDSWPLKDPIDLKFLKAFHDKDNLESKSKLKTMGLKDIESKLQLYSTPDEFATDIRFVFSQRMLLYPPRNEVHKIALKFSEYFENKWKSLKKDWDLEERKINKRKRDEHYDSIDNRFISAIRAITEIIVKTVNGEGF; translated from the exons atGAGTTCATTATCGGTAATGGATTTGGAGAATACTAAAGATTTGGAGAATACTAAACAACCTCGTAAGCGACTTATAATCAAGTTTTCTTCTCAAAAGAATCATTCTCAAGGAGATATTAAGATGGAACATTCTACATCCAAGCCAATTGTTACATGTTTCTGGCTTGACGCTAAAGATTCAACAGCTATTATGTCTCAACaaaacaacaacacaacaaccGATTCTGTCAAAGATTCAAAACCCATGTTGTCTAAAGAAGTTGGTGTGCAAGAAATGAAGGATTCTTGTTCCAAGAAGATTATCAATGAAACAAGAAACCCAAGAACCGAAAATTGTTGCTTGAAGTTTGATGGCGGTGAGATCATGACTGAAAAGAGAAAGAAGCCGATGCAACATTACAAGAAGATGCAATGTTGGGTGATTTTGAAGAGGATTTTGATTGGAAGAGATAGCTGGCCTCTAAAAGATCCTATTGATCTCAAGTTCTTGAAGGCTTTTCATGACAAGGATAATTTAGAGAGCAAGTCTAAGTTGAAGACTATGGGTTTGAAAGATATTGAATCCAAATTGCAACTCTATTCAACACCCGATGAATTTGCTACTGACATCAGATTTGTATTCTCTCAAAGAATGTTATTATATCCTCCTAGAAATGAGGTTCATAAAATTGCGTTAAAGTTTAGTgaatattttgaaaacaaatggaAGTCTCTCAAAAAAGATTGGGACCTTgaggaaagaaaaataaacaagaGAAAAAGGGATGAACAT TATGATAGCATAGACAACAGGTTCATTAGTGCCATCAGGGCAATCACAGAAATTATCGTTAAGACGGTCAATGGAGAAGGCTTTTGA